The Epinephelus lanceolatus isolate andai-2023 chromosome 11, ASM4190304v1, whole genome shotgun sequence genome window below encodes:
- the LOC117271951 gene encoding ependymin-1-like, whose amino-acid sequence MRLGLFLPSRTLLCDSHRTRKMYAAVTLFVFMCLTATTHADHHHQPCHAPNMTGFMSVISLKGEMKAYGAFTYDSMGKKLRFRSNESHPTNTSLGLDLLMFFDDGVFYEIDSKNQSCEKKALQCTQHPLDIPDDATFVATVNCGSPSIEGEGLKANVWTGTMSDKKGHYSMSVTMGCLPVCTLYFQESSSFIISLTEVEIEIKDPDLLTVPTFCLGQPLEETPEGTVHSFLNEFM is encoded by the exons ATGCGCTTAGGGTTGTTTCTGCCATCTCGAACTCTACTTTGTGACTCCCACCGGACCAGGAAAATGTACGCGGCTGTTACGCTCTTCGTCTTCATGTGCTTGACTGCCACCACCCATGCAGATCATCACCATCAGCCTTGTC ATGCACCCAATATGACAGGATTCATGTCTGTG ATATCCCTAAAGGGTGAAATGAAAGCATATGGAGCATTCACCTATGATTCAATGGGCAAGAAACTGCGATTCAGATCAAACGAGAGCCACCCCACAAACACATCACTAGGTCTGGATCTGCTGATGTTTTTCGATGAT GGAGTATTCTACGAGATTGACAGCAAAAACCAGAGCTGTGAGAAAAAAGCATTGCAATGCACCCAGCACCCCCTAGATATTCCCGATGATGCAACATTTGTGGCTACGGTCAACTGTGGGAGTCCATCCATTGAAGGCGAGGGATTGAAAGCCAATGTATGGACAGGAACAATGTCAGACAAGAAAG GTCACTACTCCATGAGTGTGACCATGGGATGTTTGCCTGTGTGCACACTGTACTTCCAGGAGTCCTCATCATTCATTATCAG CCTCACGGAGGTTGAAATCGAGATCAAGGATCCTGACCTCCTCACCGTGCCCACCTTTTGTCTGGGACAGCCTCTGGAGGAGACACCTGAAGGGACGGTCCATAGCTTCCTCAACGAGTTCATGTAG